A DNA window from Paenibacillus andongensis contains the following coding sequences:
- the purN gene encoding phosphoribosylglycinamide formyltransferase, with protein MQPYRIAIFASGSGSNFQAIVDQVQKGKLDVSIELLVCDRPGAYVVERAMEAKVPVFTFRPRDYDNREAYEALILKELQNRQVDLIVMAGYMRIITNVLVEPYFGRMINIHPSLLPSFPGVRAIEQAVEYGVKQTGVTVHFVDGGLDSGPIIAQRAVEIHEHETADSLAERIHAAEHVLLPQVIRWLREDRVSLDGRRVGVRL; from the coding sequence ATGCAGCCTTACCGAATTGCGATTTTTGCTTCGGGCAGCGGCTCGAATTTTCAGGCCATCGTAGATCAGGTACAGAAGGGGAAGCTTGATGTCAGCATCGAGCTTCTTGTCTGTGACCGCCCTGGGGCGTATGTGGTGGAGCGTGCTATGGAGGCAAAGGTGCCTGTTTTCACGTTCCGCCCACGGGATTATGATAATCGCGAGGCCTATGAGGCTCTTATTTTGAAGGAGCTGCAAAATCGTCAGGTCGATCTGATCGTGATGGCCGGTTACATGCGGATCATTACGAATGTGCTCGTTGAGCCGTATTTTGGGCGCATGATCAATATTCATCCATCGTTGCTGCCGTCGTTTCCCGGCGTGCGTGCGATCGAGCAGGCCGTCGAGTACGGCGTGAAGCAAACCGGCGTGACCGTTCACTTCGTGGACGGCGGACTCGACTCCGGGCCGATCATCGCGCAGCGCGCCGTGGAGATTCACGAGCACGAGACAGCGGACTCACTGGCCGAGCGCATCCATGCGGCTGAGCACGTGCTGCTGCCGCAGGTAATTCGCTGGCTGCGCGAGGATCGCGTGAGCCTAGATGGCCGCAGAGTTGGCGTGCGGCTGTAG
- the purH gene encoding bifunctional phosphoribosylaminoimidazolecarboxamide formyltransferase/IMP cyclohydrolase, which produces MAIKRALISVFDKTGIVEFASELSKLGVEIISTGGTLSLLKDKGVPVIGISEVTGFPEIMDGRVKTLHPNVHGGLLAVRDNVEHQESMKKLGLEYIDLVVVNLYPFAETIAKPDVTYEDAIENIDIGGPTMLRSAAKNHAFVSVIVDTTDYAKVLEEVQETGDTTLETRKRLAAKVFRHTGAYDALIGDYLTGLQGEPYPERYTVTYEKMQELRYGENPHQSAAFYRKPNAAAGNITTAEQLHGKELSYNNINDANTALQIVKEFSEPAVVAVKHMNPCGVGIGTNVLEAYTKAYNADPTSIFGGIVAANRAIDEATAQLLHEIFLEIVIAPDFTPEALDILSKKKNIRLLKVSGLDTIAGRKAEPVITTVEGGMLVQASDAYQLTEADLKVVSERQPTAEEMKQLLFAWKVVKHVKSNAIVLVADDMTVGVGAGQMNRVGAAKIAIEQAGDKAKGSVLSSDAFFPMGDTLEMAAKAGITAVIQPGGSIKDEESIRVANENGIAMVMTGVRHFKH; this is translated from the coding sequence GTGGCAATCAAAAGAGCACTTATCAGCGTTTTCGATAAGACGGGAATTGTTGAATTCGCGAGCGAGCTGTCGAAGCTGGGCGTTGAGATTATTTCTACGGGCGGTACGCTTAGTTTGTTGAAGGATAAAGGGGTGCCGGTTATCGGTATTTCCGAGGTTACAGGGTTTCCGGAGATCATGGATGGCCGCGTCAAAACGCTGCATCCGAATGTTCACGGCGGACTACTGGCGGTTCGTGACAATGTGGAGCACCAAGAGAGCATGAAGAAGCTCGGTTTGGAGTATATTGATCTGGTTGTCGTGAATTTGTATCCTTTTGCTGAAACGATTGCGAAGCCTGATGTGACTTATGAGGATGCGATTGAGAACATCGATATCGGTGGGCCGACGATGCTTCGTTCCGCAGCTAAGAACCATGCGTTCGTTTCCGTTATCGTGGATACAACCGACTATGCGAAGGTGCTGGAAGAAGTGCAAGAGACTGGCGACACTACGCTGGAAACGCGCAAACGTCTAGCTGCCAAAGTGTTCCGTCACACAGGAGCATACGATGCGTTGATTGGTGACTACTTGACAGGCCTGCAAGGCGAGCCTTACCCAGAGCGCTACACAGTGACTTATGAGAAAATGCAGGAGCTTCGTTACGGAGAGAACCCGCATCAAAGCGCGGCTTTCTATCGTAAGCCGAATGCGGCTGCTGGCAACATTACAACGGCTGAGCAATTACATGGTAAAGAATTATCCTACAACAATATTAATGATGCGAATACAGCTCTGCAAATTGTCAAAGAGTTCAGCGAGCCTGCTGTCGTGGCAGTTAAGCATATGAATCCTTGCGGCGTAGGTATCGGTACAAACGTACTTGAAGCTTACACGAAAGCGTACAATGCAGATCCGACTTCCATCTTCGGTGGTATCGTGGCTGCGAACCGTGCAATTGACGAAGCAACAGCTCAACTGCTGCATGAGATTTTCCTGGAAATCGTCATTGCGCCTGATTTTACACCGGAAGCGCTCGATATCCTTTCCAAAAAGAAAAACATTCGCCTACTCAAAGTAAGCGGCTTAGATACAATAGCTGGCCGCAAAGCGGAGCCAGTGATTACAACGGTTGAAGGCGGCATGCTCGTACAAGCTAGCGATGCTTACCAGCTAACCGAAGCAGATCTGAAGGTCGTTTCTGAGCGTCAACCGACGGCTGAAGAGATGAAACAATTACTTTTCGCATGGAAAGTAGTTAAGCACGTTAAATCTAACGCAATCGTACTCGTTGCAGACGACATGACGGTTGGCGTGGGCGCTGGTCAAATGAACCGCGTTGGCGCAGCCAAAATCGCTATTGAGCAAGCTGGCGACAAGGCGAAAGGCTCCGTCCTTTCTTCCGATGCGTTCTTCCCAATGGGCGACACACTTGAAATGGCAGCAAAAGCGGGAATCACAGCGGTGATTCAACCGGGCGGCTCCATCAAAGACGAAGAATCCATCCGCGTAGCGAACGAAAATGGCATTGCCATGGTCATGACAGGCGTTCGTCACTTTAAACACTAA
- the purD gene encoding phosphoribosylamine--glycine ligase, translated as MRVLVIGRGGREHAIVWALSKSPKISKLFCAPGNGGIAGLAECVPITELQFEEISTFAKEQAIDLVMVAPDDPLAAGLVDHLESKGIEAFGPRANAAIIEGSKVFMKELLKKYSIPTAAYESFDAYEPALAYLRSQTAPIVIKADGLAAGKGVTVAQTMEEAEAALKDIMVDQVFGKSGASVVIEEFLTGQEMSLLAFVDGSTVRLMVPSQDHKPVFDNDKGPNTGGMGTYSPLPHIPESIVQEALVNIVQPTADAMVKEGRPFKGVLYAGLILTPNGVKTIEFNARFGDPETQVILPRLKTDLLDIFLAINNGTLAEQSIEWSEDAAVCVIVASPGYPGPYPKGLPITGLDQVQDSLVFHAGTAIEDGQIVTNGGRVLGITGLGKDIIEARQKAYADADRIHFDGKHYRTDIAMKALK; from the coding sequence ATGCGTGTATTAGTTATTGGACGAGGCGGGCGCGAACACGCGATTGTATGGGCACTTAGCAAAAGCCCGAAGATCAGCAAACTGTTCTGCGCACCGGGGAACGGCGGGATTGCCGGCCTAGCGGAATGTGTTCCGATTACGGAACTGCAATTCGAAGAGATTAGTACATTTGCGAAGGAGCAGGCGATTGACCTCGTGATGGTAGCACCTGATGATCCATTAGCAGCAGGTTTGGTTGACCATTTGGAATCCAAAGGGATCGAAGCTTTCGGACCTCGCGCGAACGCAGCGATTATTGAGGGCAGCAAAGTATTCATGAAGGAACTGCTCAAAAAGTACAGCATCCCTACAGCAGCTTATGAGTCTTTCGACGCTTATGAGCCAGCTCTTGCATACTTGCGCAGCCAAACAGCACCAATCGTTATCAAGGCGGACGGCTTAGCTGCTGGTAAAGGCGTGACCGTTGCCCAGACGATGGAAGAAGCAGAAGCCGCACTTAAAGACATTATGGTGGATCAAGTGTTTGGTAAGTCCGGCGCGAGCGTGGTCATTGAGGAGTTCCTAACAGGACAAGAGATGTCGCTGCTAGCCTTTGTTGATGGGTCCACGGTTCGCCTCATGGTGCCATCGCAGGATCATAAGCCAGTTTTTGATAACGATAAAGGGCCTAACACGGGCGGAATGGGCACATACTCCCCACTGCCGCATATCCCTGAGTCGATCGTACAGGAAGCGCTTGTGAACATCGTTCAACCTACAGCGGATGCGATGGTAAAAGAGGGCCGTCCCTTCAAGGGCGTGCTTTATGCCGGTTTGATTTTGACCCCGAATGGCGTGAAAACCATTGAGTTTAACGCACGTTTCGGTGATCCAGAGACGCAGGTAATTTTGCCTCGCCTCAAAACCGATCTTCTTGATATTTTCCTTGCGATCAACAACGGAACGTTGGCGGAGCAGTCGATCGAGTGGAGCGAGGACGCGGCAGTTTGTGTGATTGTTGCTTCACCTGGTTACCCGGGTCCGTACCCGAAAGGGCTGCCGATCACTGGGCTGGATCAAGTACAAGACTCGCTGGTGTTCCACGCGGGGACTGCCATCGAAGATGGCCAAATTGTCACCAATGGCGGACGCGTTCTGGGAATCACAGGCCTTGGCAAGGATATCATTGAAGCTCGTCAGAAAGCTTACGCGGATGCGGACCGGATCCATTTTGACGGGAAGCATTACCGTACGGATATTGCGATGAAAGCTTTGAAATAG
- a CDS encoding sensor histidine kinase, with protein sequence MTILKIAGLHPKPHSLKYRLILILFISSLAPLILIGSISYFSMYAILQNKAEGGVQSNLHQVRLLLEDTLGQLNHTSQQLAFDGRVGKSLENYLSADLFEKKRLNDDIRSELGLIHFTNPTLGLMFYYFEKDNQRLFENFNVRDDYDLKQLPVLIKFDKLTYMGPHLSLNPIDGNEVLSILRKVELPDRDDVYVYIETNFKLAESILKDNDQFGGNLVHLIVDNHGQIVYSENSTDFPVGMLHSANNPSNKDSKYMMFEETSNQSWKVLAAVPKSVYNLEVNRWIKQFAFFAILTLIASCFIAWLIWRTVYRPLKLLSTDIRNVKSNNEVFPRRQSQILEFAVIYKEFAEMRRRIFELIGEVEQKEQGKAFLEVEKLMTQINPHFIHNTLDTIRWLARANGQKDIDRLVSTLNKVLYYNLGKGGPARIKDEIEALKNYVELQGIRYNFHFDVNIHADSKALELPVPRFILQPLVENALYHGLEDRGVIEVSVIEDGESHVIIEVRDNGDGMTEEEISQLMSENTLEKKKVGMGIGLQYVNRMVKFQFGAAASFHIKSTIGSGTTIILRLPIGGVLG encoded by the coding sequence ATGACCATACTTAAAATTGCGGGGCTGCATCCGAAGCCGCATTCGTTGAAATATCGTCTAATCCTGATCCTGTTTATCAGCTCACTCGCACCCTTAATTCTTATTGGGAGCATTTCCTATTTCTCCATGTATGCGATTTTACAAAATAAAGCAGAAGGCGGGGTCCAAAGCAATTTGCATCAGGTAAGGCTATTGCTTGAAGATACGCTCGGTCAGCTAAATCACACTTCTCAGCAGCTCGCTTTTGATGGAAGGGTTGGCAAAAGCCTAGAGAATTATTTATCAGCTGATTTATTTGAAAAGAAACGATTGAACGATGATATTAGAAGCGAGTTAGGCCTGATTCATTTTACGAACCCGACCCTTGGATTAATGTTTTATTATTTTGAGAAAGACAACCAGCGATTATTTGAGAATTTTAACGTTCGTGACGATTATGACCTTAAGCAGCTGCCTGTACTTATCAAATTCGATAAACTTACTTATATGGGACCTCATCTTTCTTTAAACCCGATTGACGGCAATGAAGTGCTGTCCATCCTGCGCAAAGTCGAGCTGCCGGATCGTGACGATGTGTATGTCTATATTGAAACTAACTTTAAATTGGCGGAAAGCATACTCAAAGACAACGATCAATTCGGCGGCAACTTGGTACATCTTATCGTCGATAATCATGGGCAAATTGTTTATAGCGAGAATTCGACTGATTTTCCTGTCGGCATGCTGCATAGTGCCAATAACCCATCGAATAAAGACAGCAAATATATGATGTTTGAGGAGACCAGCAACCAATCTTGGAAGGTATTGGCCGCTGTCCCCAAATCGGTCTACAATCTCGAAGTAAATAGGTGGATCAAGCAGTTCGCCTTCTTTGCCATCCTAACGCTTATAGCAAGTTGCTTCATTGCCTGGCTGATTTGGCGAACGGTATATCGTCCGCTCAAACTGCTGAGTACGGATATTCGCAATGTAAAAAGCAATAACGAGGTTTTCCCGAGAAGACAATCTCAGATTTTGGAGTTTGCCGTTATTTATAAAGAGTTTGCCGAAATGAGAAGGCGCATCTTCGAATTAATCGGCGAGGTGGAGCAGAAGGAACAAGGCAAAGCATTTCTTGAAGTCGAGAAATTAATGACGCAAATTAATCCTCATTTCATTCACAATACGCTCGATACCATACGCTGGCTGGCTCGTGCCAATGGGCAGAAAGATATTGACCGTTTGGTTTCAACGCTAAACAAGGTGCTCTATTATAATCTCGGTAAAGGCGGCCCTGCTCGAATTAAAGATGAGATTGAAGCTTTGAAAAATTATGTTGAGCTGCAGGGCATCCGTTATAACTTCCACTTTGATGTGAATATCCACGCTGATTCCAAGGCGCTTGAGCTGCCGGTTCCAAGGTTTATTTTACAGCCGCTTGTTGAAAATGCGTTGTATCACGGGTTGGAAGATAGAGGCGTGATCGAAGTCAGTGTCATCGAAGACGGCGAGTCGCATGTCATTATTGAAGTTAGAGACAATGGAGACGGGATGACAGAGGAAGAAATTAGTCAATTAATGAGCGAGAACACGTTAGAGAAGAAGAAGGTAGGTATGGGAATCGGGCTGCAATATGTAAACCGTATGGTGAAGTTCCAATTCGGAGCAGCCGCGAGTTTTCATATTAAAAGCACAATCGGCTCTGGGACGACGATCATACTTCGTCTTCCAATAGGAGGAGTACTCGGATGA
- a CDS encoding response regulator transcription factor, protein MIKVMVVDDDHLVRKGFIAMMPWREHNLEVVGEAGNGKKALEFLENNQVDLLITDLAMPVMSGIDLMRCVKERYRDISMVVLTFHQDFELIQEALRLGALDYMTKVELEHEQMDEILRRIVGKMQEQHVRTREMKVANHLFAEEDEGPYSPEVKASIWKAVDIIHQEFQNELHLPDIAKRVNMSRSYFSRCFRDIVGKTFNDFIREVRVNHAKVLLSQTGKTIGWIAIQAGYPNEKYFGKVFRELTGMLPGEFRRSQN, encoded by the coding sequence ATGATAAAAGTTATGGTTGTGGACGATGATCACTTGGTGCGTAAAGGCTTCATCGCAATGATGCCTTGGCGTGAGCATAACCTAGAGGTCGTTGGAGAAGCCGGTAACGGCAAAAAAGCGTTGGAGTTTCTGGAGAATAATCAGGTGGACTTGCTCATTACCGATTTAGCGATGCCTGTCATGTCAGGTATTGATTTGATGAGGTGTGTGAAAGAACGTTATCGGGATATTAGCATGGTCGTATTGACGTTTCATCAAGATTTTGAACTGATTCAGGAGGCGCTTCGCCTTGGAGCGCTGGATTATATGACCAAGGTCGAACTTGAACATGAACAGATGGACGAAATACTAAGAAGAATTGTAGGTAAAATGCAGGAGCAGCATGTACGAACAAGGGAAATGAAAGTGGCGAACCATCTGTTTGCCGAAGAGGATGAGGGGCCGTATTCTCCTGAAGTGAAAGCAAGTATTTGGAAGGCAGTAGACATTATTCATCAAGAGTTTCAAAATGAGCTTCATCTGCCGGACATCGCGAAAAGGGTGAATATGAGCCGCAGCTATTTCAGCCGCTGTTTTCGGGATATTGTGGGGAAAACGTTTAACGATTTTATTCGGGAAGTGCGAGTAAATCACGCGAAAGTGCTGCTTAGTCAGACCGGGAAAACGATTGGTTGGATCGCCATACAGGCTGGTTATCCGAATGAAAAATATTTTGGCAAGGTATTCCGTGAGTTGACGGGGATGCTGCCCGGTGAATTTCGCAGGAGCCAGAATTAA
- a CDS encoding extracellular solute-binding protein, translating to MKKKITLISMMALVVLMTACSSNNAGTSKDGGGQAASPNVKVDPFKMPNPIEVTTFKSLSPGAKLPAGDTVESNQYMKYISEKTNINFKILWYAASQDYEQKMKLAIASNDLPDVMLVNEQIFLSLAEAGQIEDLSKVYDKYASPLAKELYASTNNKAIEKATYKGKLMGIPNISVQADAASMAWVRKDWMDKLGLQPPKSMDDVAAIAKAFVEKDPDGNGKADTIGIAGFEKALTVSGKAQRGDFKGIFQAFGAYPSNWIKDSSGKVVYASILPETKQALGKLRDMYAAGAVDKEFALRKDPNENIVSGKAGMFFGPWWSGGLAADAMKLNPKVDFVPYLIPDAKGTVNTMMVPVSTQFIVVKKGMKNPEAAMIYANTFINAQRKVDPDALKLDFTVSAEYWPIGNSTYDYADAVERKSDTLKKAMGGQIKPEELNPEMKEMFAKATRDKANPKADLKDWSGYFGYTVPADLLKQSMNKVYSEFTANTKTMERKWVNLQKLENETFFGIVMGEKPLDSFDKFVTDWKAQGGDEITKEVTDEISKSKK from the coding sequence ATGAAAAAGAAAATAACGCTAATTTCTATGATGGCATTGGTTGTTCTGATGACGGCATGTTCAAGCAACAACGCAGGGACCAGCAAGGATGGCGGCGGGCAAGCAGCTAGTCCGAACGTTAAGGTGGACCCTTTTAAGATGCCTAATCCCATTGAAGTGACTACCTTCAAAAGCTTAAGCCCAGGCGCAAAGTTACCAGCTGGAGATACCGTCGAAAGCAACCAGTACATGAAATATATCTCAGAAAAAACAAATATCAACTTTAAAATTTTATGGTATGCAGCTTCACAGGACTATGAGCAAAAGATGAAACTGGCCATCGCGAGCAATGATCTGCCGGATGTTATGCTTGTAAACGAGCAAATCTTCCTTTCCCTCGCCGAAGCTGGACAAATTGAGGATTTAAGTAAAGTGTATGACAAATATGCGTCCCCATTAGCCAAGGAATTGTATGCATCAACGAACAATAAAGCGATCGAGAAAGCAACCTATAAAGGTAAATTGATGGGTATTCCGAATATTAGCGTTCAAGCGGATGCGGCAAGTATGGCCTGGGTACGCAAGGACTGGATGGATAAATTGGGACTCCAGCCGCCAAAATCGATGGACGATGTCGCTGCGATTGCCAAAGCTTTCGTAGAGAAAGACCCAGACGGGAACGGCAAAGCGGATACCATTGGAATCGCTGGTTTTGAGAAAGCATTAACGGTAAGCGGTAAAGCACAGCGGGGCGACTTCAAAGGTATTTTCCAAGCGTTCGGCGCTTATCCTTCCAACTGGATCAAGGATAGCTCGGGCAAGGTCGTTTACGCTTCGATCCTTCCTGAAACGAAGCAAGCGCTCGGCAAGCTGCGTGACATGTATGCAGCTGGCGCAGTTGATAAGGAATTTGCTTTGCGCAAAGATCCAAACGAGAACATCGTATCCGGCAAAGCGGGTATGTTCTTCGGACCTTGGTGGTCCGGCGGGTTGGCTGCTGATGCTATGAAGCTTAATCCGAAGGTTGATTTCGTGCCTTATTTGATCCCTGATGCCAAAGGGACTGTGAACACGATGATGGTGCCGGTAAGCACACAGTTTATTGTGGTGAAGAAAGGGATGAAGAATCCGGAAGCGGCTATGATTTACGCGAATACGTTTATCAATGCGCAGCGTAAAGTAGATCCGGACGCTTTGAAATTAGACTTCACAGTAAGCGCAGAGTACTGGCCGATTGGAAATTCCACCTACGATTATGCGGATGCTGTTGAAAGAAAGTCCGATACATTGAAAAAGGCGATGGGCGGACAGATCAAGCCTGAAGAGCTGAATCCGGAAATGAAAGAAATGTTTGCGAAGGCAACTCGCGACAAAGCTAATCCGAAAGCAGATCTGAAAGATTGGTCAGGATATTTCGGGTACACCGTTCCAGCAGATTTGCTGAAGCAGAGTATGAATAAGGTGTACAGTGAATTTACGGCGAATACGAAAACGATGGAAAGAAAATGGGTTAATCTGCAAAAGTTAGAGAATGAAACGTTCTTCGGTATCGTAATGGGTGAGAAACCCCTTGATTCGTTTGATAAGTTCGTTACCGATTGGAAAGCGCAAGGCGGCGATGAAATCACGAAAGAAGTTACGGATGAAATCAGCAAATCCAAAAAGTAA
- a CDS encoding ABC transporter permease, with protein MNIKSFYKHYHLMLLPGIVLLIIFHLVPMFGIAIAFQDFKIGLGIWDSPWIGLENFTYMFQLRDSKVIFFNTVFIAVCKIIAHLIIPLTFAILLNEIRFRIFKRWVQTVVYLPHFISWVILAGVVMDMLSLDGIINHALRALGFEPIMFMAKNSLFPGIVVSTDIWKEFGFAAIIYLAALAGINPSLYEAAEMDGANRLKQLVYVTLPSLVPTVVLLATLSIGNILNAGFDQIFNLYNPLVYESGDIIDTYVYRVGLVQAQYGLATAVGLLKSVIGFILIFISYRVAYTYANYRIF; from the coding sequence ATGAACATAAAATCGTTTTACAAGCACTACCACTTGATGCTCCTGCCGGGTATCGTGCTTCTCATTATTTTTCATCTGGTGCCGATGTTCGGAATCGCGATTGCGTTCCAAGATTTCAAAATCGGTTTGGGCATATGGGACTCACCTTGGATCGGCTTAGAAAATTTTACGTACATGTTTCAACTGAGAGACAGTAAAGTTATTTTCTTTAATACAGTATTTATTGCCGTGTGTAAAATTATCGCGCACCTCATCATTCCGCTTACATTTGCCATTCTGCTCAATGAGATAAGATTCAGGATCTTCAAAAGATGGGTGCAGACGGTTGTGTACCTGCCGCATTTTATATCCTGGGTTATCTTGGCGGGTGTTGTGATGGATATGCTGTCGCTCGACGGCATTATCAACCATGCGCTGAGAGCGTTAGGTTTCGAGCCGATTATGTTTATGGCAAAAAACAGCTTGTTTCCTGGCATCGTCGTTAGCACTGATATTTGGAAAGAGTTCGGATTTGCTGCCATTATTTATTTAGCTGCATTAGCTGGCATTAACCCTTCCCTCTATGAAGCGGCCGAAATGGATGGAGCTAATAGACTGAAACAATTGGTTTATGTGACGCTGCCGAGCTTGGTTCCTACTGTTGTTTTGCTGGCTACTTTGAGCATAGGTAATATTTTGAATGCAGGATTTGATCAAATATTCAATTTGTATAATCCGCTTGTCTATGAATCAGGTGATATTATCGATACGTATGTGTACCGGGTAGGTCTTGTACAGGCTCAATATGGCTTAGCTACGGCCGTCGGTTTGCTGAAATCAGTAATCGGTTTCATTCTCATCTTTATTTCGTACAGAGTTGCCTATACGTATGCGAACTACAGAATTTTCTGA
- a CDS encoding carbohydrate ABC transporter permease — MVRNKTISARITEAALVLVMLVISAMSLAPVVHVFSVSFSDNAAAAGGFVKFWPVGFSLESYRKILEEPHFFNAFLVSVKRVLLGGGINFVLTVMMAYPLSRTSKEFPYRNVYMWFMLFTMLFSGGIIPLYLTVKSLGMFNSIWSLVLPGAVPVFNVILLMNFFRNLPKELSDAGYMDGAGPWYMMVKVYLPLSLPAMATVTLFSIVGHWNSFFDGMIFMRSAENYPLQTYIQQLVVNQNVLELDSTKLELLMKVSDKTLNAAKIVVSMVPILIVYPFLQKYFIHGIMLGSVKE; from the coding sequence GTGGTACGTAATAAAACGATTTCGGCTCGTATAACCGAAGCAGCTCTAGTCTTAGTGATGCTAGTCATCTCAGCCATGTCGCTCGCGCCTGTTGTGCACGTGTTCTCCGTCTCGTTTAGCGACAACGCGGCAGCGGCTGGGGGGTTCGTTAAGTTTTGGCCTGTTGGCTTTTCTTTGGAATCGTATCGTAAAATTTTGGAAGAACCGCATTTTTTCAATGCGTTCTTAGTTTCTGTCAAACGGGTTTTGCTGGGCGGGGGAATCAATTTCGTATTGACCGTTATGATGGCGTACCCGTTGTCGAGAACCAGCAAAGAATTCCCATACCGGAACGTGTATATGTGGTTCATGCTGTTTACGATGCTGTTCAGTGGCGGGATTATTCCGTTATATTTGACCGTAAAATCTTTAGGGATGTTTAACTCGATATGGTCTCTTGTGCTGCCAGGCGCAGTGCCGGTTTTTAATGTTATTTTGTTAATGAACTTCTTCCGGAACTTGCCGAAGGAGCTGAGCGACGCGGGGTACATGGATGGTGCGGGACCTTGGTATATGATGGTCAAAGTCTATCTGCCGCTTTCGCTGCCAGCAATGGCTACTGTCACTTTATTCAGTATTGTCGGTCACTGGAATTCGTTCTTCGACGGTATGATCTTTATGCGCAGTGCGGAAAATTATCCGCTGCAAACGTATATTCAGCAGCTCGTTGTCAACCAGAACGTGTTGGAACTTGATTCAACGAAGCTTGAGTTACTGATGAAAGTATCGGATAAGACACTCAACGCTGCCAAAATCGTGGTGTCGATGGTGCCGATTCTGATCGTTTATCCGTTTCTGCAAAAGTATTTTATTCATGGAATCATGCTTGGTTCGGTAAAAGAATAG
- a CDS encoding CehA/McbA family metallohydrolase produces the protein MKQVERRRSITTITREIAHLEQSAYIEVPFKMPEHVEEMVVTYVIESHGEQKAVIDLGLRDTGRVRGWSGGARKAFRLGQEQSTPGYLSGDLTPGNWAVLHNAYKVPSEGCSVTVTIEFLYKTPRWLKGDLHTHSVNSDGTFTLEENAARMEELGCDFIAMTDHNTVSQNMTYPRHTSVVMIPGMEFTTNFGHSNFLGVTDPIRDFRVKNQEDVNAKIAEARANGAKIVINHPHCEYCPWEWDLGVDHDWVEVWNGPFTERNVRALNWWHSQLVTGRWLVAVGGSDTHRPDPYVKHAMPCTWVYASEKTVDGILSAIGLGHVVITYAPNGPFVELNCGPYKVGDIVPAGERSREVCLQAEDLMAGDKIKLFSNLRLEKEVLVSSDGVIAIYFDAQGTTFVRAEVWRHFDEVNTTLMAALTNPIYFD, from the coding sequence ATGAAACAGGTGGAAAGAAGACGTTCAATTACTACAATTACGCGAGAAATTGCTCATTTGGAGCAAAGCGCCTATATCGAAGTTCCTTTTAAAATGCCCGAGCATGTGGAGGAAATGGTGGTCACTTACGTGATCGAATCACACGGTGAACAGAAGGCTGTAATCGATTTAGGTCTGAGGGACACCGGCAGAGTGAGAGGCTGGAGCGGAGGAGCGCGCAAAGCATTTCGACTTGGGCAGGAACAATCAACTCCCGGCTATTTGTCGGGTGATTTAACGCCGGGAAACTGGGCGGTTCTGCATAACGCCTACAAGGTGCCAAGCGAAGGGTGTTCTGTTACCGTCACCATCGAATTCCTTTATAAGACACCTCGTTGGCTCAAAGGCGATCTGCATACGCACAGCGTGAACAGCGACGGCACGTTTACGCTGGAAGAGAATGCCGCAAGGATGGAGGAACTTGGCTGCGACTTCATCGCCATGACGGATCACAATACAGTCAGCCAAAATATGACCTATCCGCGCCATACAAGCGTTGTCATGATACCGGGGATGGAATTTACAACGAATTTCGGACACAGCAATTTCTTGGGTGTTACCGATCCAATCCGTGATTTCCGGGTGAAGAATCAGGAAGACGTCAATGCCAAGATTGCCGAAGCCCGTGCTAACGGAGCCAAAATCGTGATCAATCATCCGCATTGCGAGTATTGCCCGTGGGAATGGGATTTGGGTGTAGATCATGACTGGGTAGAAGTATGGAATGGCCCCTTTACCGAGCGGAATGTTAGAGCGCTGAATTGGTGGCATAGTCAACTCGTCACTGGCAGATGGCTTGTTGCTGTTGGCGGCAGCGATACCCATCGCCCGGATCCATACGTCAAGCATGCGATGCCATGCACATGGGTGTACGCTTCTGAGAAAACCGTGGATGGCATTTTGAGCGCAATTGGGCTGGGTCATGTGGTCATTACCTATGCGCCAAACGGGCCTTTTGTGGAGCTGAACTGCGGTCCATATAAGGTGGGAGATATTGTTCCGGCAGGAGAGCGGAGCAGAGAAGTGTGTTTGCAAGCCGAGGATTTGATGGCCGGAGATAAAATCAAACTGTTCAGCAACCTCAGATTGGAAAAGGAAGTACTAGTGTCCTCAGACGGGGTCATTGCCATCTATTTTGACGCACAGGGAACAACGTTTGTACGCGCTGAAGTTTGGCGGCATTTCGATGAGGTCAACACGACCCTTATGGCTGCTTTAACGAATCCGATTTATTTTGACTAG